In Thauera sedimentorum, a single genomic region encodes these proteins:
- a CDS encoding M16 family metallopeptidase, translating into MLRKPLSIAGLLGALAMTTLGAAPAAANPFETTLDNGLKVIVKEDRRAPSVVHMVWYDVGSMDEPQGVSGVAHVLEHMMFKGTREVGPGEFNKRVAALGGRDNAFTSRDYTAYFQQVPPAHLGTVMALEADRMVNLVITDDEFARELEVVKEERRLRTDDRPRALVYEQLMATALQAHPYRRPVIGWMTDLETMSADDARAWYRNWYAPNNAWLVVVGDVDHREVFELARRHYGPIAARELPPRRIAGEPAPRGPRETTVQAPAELPYVALAWHAPALRDPAADRNAYALDVLAAILSGYDGARLPRRLVRDERLAVSASAGYDGAGRGPALFYLDGAPAPGHSKADLEAALRDEIARIAREGVSEDELRRVKAQAVAAEVYKRDSLMGQAMEIGFLESAGLSWRDEAALLQGLRSVTAEEVQAVAREVFVDMTLTTARLDPLPLAERRRPALTGTRH; encoded by the coding sequence ATGCTTCGCAAGCCTCTCTCCATCGCCGGACTGCTCGGCGCGCTGGCCATGACCACCCTGGGCGCCGCACCGGCGGCCGCCAACCCCTTCGAGACCACGCTGGACAACGGCCTCAAGGTCATCGTCAAGGAAGACCGGCGCGCCCCTTCGGTGGTGCACATGGTGTGGTACGACGTCGGCTCCATGGACGAACCGCAGGGCGTCTCCGGGGTAGCCCACGTGCTCGAGCACATGATGTTCAAGGGCACCCGCGAGGTCGGCCCCGGCGAGTTCAACAAGCGCGTGGCCGCGCTCGGCGGACGCGACAATGCCTTCACCAGCCGCGACTACACCGCCTACTTCCAGCAGGTGCCGCCCGCACACCTGGGCACGGTGATGGCGCTGGAGGCCGACCGCATGGTCAACCTGGTGATCACCGACGACGAGTTTGCCCGCGAGCTCGAAGTCGTCAAGGAAGAGCGCCGGCTGCGCACCGACGACCGCCCGCGCGCGCTGGTCTACGAACAACTGATGGCCACCGCGCTGCAGGCCCATCCCTACCGTCGCCCGGTGATCGGCTGGATGACCGACCTCGAGACCATGAGCGCGGACGACGCCCGCGCCTGGTACCGCAACTGGTATGCGCCCAACAACGCCTGGCTGGTGGTGGTGGGCGACGTCGACCACCGCGAGGTCTTCGAACTGGCGCGCCGCCACTACGGCCCGATCGCCGCACGCGAACTGCCGCCGCGCCGCATCGCCGGAGAGCCCGCGCCGCGCGGCCCGCGCGAGACCACGGTGCAGGCGCCGGCCGAACTGCCCTATGTGGCGCTCGCCTGGCACGCGCCGGCGCTGCGCGACCCCGCGGCGGACCGCAACGCTTACGCGCTGGACGTGCTCGCCGCCATCCTCTCCGGCTATGACGGCGCCCGCCTGCCACGCCGCCTGGTGCGCGACGAGCGCCTGGCGGTCTCCGCCAGCGCCGGCTACGACGGTGCCGGACGCGGACCGGCGCTGTTCTATCTGGACGGAGCGCCCGCGCCCGGCCACAGCAAGGCCGACCTGGAAGCGGCGTTGCGCGACGAGATCGCCCGCATCGCCCGCGAAGGGGTCAGCGAGGACGAGTTGCGCCGCGTCAAGGCGCAGGCCGTGGCCGCCGAGGTATACAAGCGCGACTCGCTGATGGGCCAGGCCATGGAGATCGGCTTCCTGGAAAGCGCCGGCCTGTCCTGGCGCGACGAAGCCGCGCTGCTCCAAGGCCTGCGCAGCGTGACCGCCGAGGAGGTGCAGGCTGTCGCCCGGGAGGTGTTCGTCGACATGACGCTCACCACCGCCAGGCTGGACCCCCTGCCGCTCGCCGAACGCCGCCGCCCCGCCCTGACCGGAACGAGACACTGA
- the ftsX gene encoding permease-like cell division protein FtsX — protein MINWLYLHWRAFAQACGRLAAQPLGTLLSALVVGIALSLPAGGYLVLDNVAGLARGVSGAPEISVFMAPEAGKPAVDEIDRRLKADNRLARYRFVARDEALAQLAESGLGDVLGGLEANPLPHAFVLVPASEDPALFDALAEDLRTWPEVAHVQLDSEWVKRLHALLGLGKSAVLVLAALLGVALVIVTFNTIRLQILTQRAEIGVSRLLGATDPFIRRPFYWFGGLQGLLGGLVALGAVWAVVLALRAPVAGLAQTYGAIFQLSGPGRVESLAILGFAVFLGWLGSAISVRRHLAGD, from the coding sequence ATGATCAACTGGCTCTACCTGCACTGGCGCGCCTTCGCCCAGGCCTGCGGGCGCCTGGCCGCGCAGCCGCTGGGCACGCTGCTCTCCGCGCTGGTGGTGGGCATCGCCCTGTCGCTGCCGGCCGGCGGCTACCTGGTGCTGGACAACGTGGCCGGCCTGGCCCGCGGGGTCTCGGGGGCGCCGGAGATCAGCGTGTTCATGGCGCCGGAAGCCGGCAAGCCGGCCGTGGACGAGATCGACCGGCGGCTGAAGGCCGACAACCGCCTTGCGCGCTACCGCTTTGTGGCGCGCGACGAGGCCCTGGCGCAACTGGCCGAGAGCGGGCTGGGCGACGTGCTGGGCGGCCTGGAGGCCAATCCGCTGCCGCACGCCTTCGTGCTGGTGCCGGCCAGCGAGGACCCCGCGCTGTTCGATGCCCTGGCCGAGGACCTGCGCACCTGGCCCGAGGTCGCGCACGTGCAGCTCGATTCCGAGTGGGTCAAGCGGCTGCATGCGCTGCTGGGCCTGGGCAAGTCCGCGGTGCTGGTGCTGGCGGCGCTGCTCGGCGTGGCGCTGGTCATCGTCACCTTCAACACCATCCGCCTGCAGATCCTCACCCAGCGCGCGGAGATCGGCGTGAGCCGCCTTCTGGGCGCGACCGACCCCTTCATCAGGCGTCCGTTCTACTGGTTCGGCGGGCTGCAGGGCCTGCTGGGCGGACTGGTGGCGCTCGGCGCGGTGTGGGCGGTGGTGCTGGCGCTGCGCGCGCCGGTCGCCGGGCTGGCGCAGACCTATGGCGCCATCTTCCAGCTGTCCGGCCCCGGGCGGGTCGAAAGCCTGGCCATTCTCGGTTTTGCGGTCTTTCTCGGCTGGCTCGGCAGTGCCATCTCGGTACGGCGCCATCTGGCCGGGGATTGA
- the ahpC gene encoding alkyl hydroperoxide reductase subunit C gives MSLINTQVQPFKAQAFKNGKFIEVTDADLKGKWSVLIFMPAAFTFNCPTEIEDAAEHYAEFQKAGAEVYIVTTDTHFSHKVWHETSSAVGKAQFALVGDPTHQLTRAFDVHIDEEGLALRGTFIVNPDGVIKTMEVHDNAIARDVTETVRKLKAAQYVASHPNEVCPAKWKEGEKTLAPSIDLVGKI, from the coding sequence ATGTCCCTGATCAACACCCAGGTTCAACCGTTCAAGGCCCAGGCTTTCAAGAATGGCAAGTTCATCGAAGTGACCGACGCCGACCTGAAGGGCAAGTGGTCCGTGCTGATCTTCATGCCGGCCGCCTTCACCTTCAACTGCCCGACCGAGATCGAGGACGCCGCCGAGCACTACGCCGAGTTCCAGAAGGCCGGCGCCGAGGTGTACATCGTCACCACCGACACCCACTTCTCGCACAAGGTGTGGCACGAGACTTCCTCCGCGGTCGGCAAGGCCCAGTTCGCGCTGGTCGGCGACCCGACCCACCAGCTGACCCGCGCCTTCGACGTGCATATCGATGAAGAAGGCCTGGCCCTGCGCGGCACCTTCATCGTCAATCCGGACGGCGTGATCAAGACCATGGAAGTGCACGACAACGCCATCGCCCGCGACGTAACCGAGACCGTTCGCAAGCTGAAGGCCGCCCAGTACGTGGCCTCCCACCCGAACGAAGTCTGCCCGGCCAAGTGGAAGGAAGGCGAGAAGACCCTGGCCCCGTCGATCGACCTGGTCGGCAAGATCTGA
- the ftsY gene encoding signal recognition particle-docking protein FtsY, whose amino-acid sequence MFGFLKKSGKPEAGDAPADTQAPVEAAAPAASRPSWAERLKAGLSRTRQQLGGGLSSLFGRRKIDEDLLEELETTLLMADCGVDATTHLLDELRRRWKRDKLETADQLQQALAEALQEIVAPLEAPLQVEGHSPFIIMIAGVNGAGKTTSIGKLAKYFQAQGKSVLLAAGDTFRAAAREQLVTWGERNNVTVIAQDGGDAAAVIFDAINAARARKIDVVLADTAGRLPTQLHLMEEIAKVRRVIAKADPSGPHEVLLVLDANIGQNALAQVKAFDGAIGVTGLVLTKLDGTAKGGVVAAIARQCPKPLRFIGVGEGIDDLQPFRAREFVDALFAPVPGARDDADA is encoded by the coding sequence ATGTTTGGTTTCCTGAAGAAGTCCGGCAAGCCCGAGGCCGGCGACGCGCCGGCCGACACGCAGGCGCCGGTCGAAGCGGCTGCACCCGCAGCGTCGCGCCCGTCGTGGGCCGAGCGCCTCAAGGCCGGCCTGTCGCGTACCCGCCAGCAACTGGGTGGCGGCCTGTCCAGCCTGTTCGGCCGCCGCAAGATCGACGAAGACCTGCTCGAAGAGCTGGAAACGACCTTGCTGATGGCCGACTGCGGCGTGGATGCCACCACCCACCTGCTCGACGAGCTGCGCCGGCGCTGGAAGCGCGACAAGCTGGAAACCGCCGACCAGCTGCAGCAGGCGCTGGCCGAAGCCCTGCAGGAGATCGTCGCCCCGCTCGAGGCGCCGCTGCAGGTCGAGGGGCACAGCCCCTTCATCATCATGATTGCGGGCGTCAATGGCGCCGGCAAGACCACTTCGATCGGCAAGCTGGCCAAGTATTTCCAGGCCCAGGGCAAGAGCGTGCTGCTGGCCGCAGGCGACACCTTCCGCGCCGCGGCACGCGAGCAGCTGGTGACCTGGGGCGAGCGCAACAATGTCACCGTGATCGCGCAGGACGGCGGCGACGCCGCAGCGGTGATCTTCGATGCGATCAACGCCGCGCGCGCGCGCAAGATCGACGTGGTGCTGGCCGACACCGCCGGCCGCCTGCCCACCCAGTTGCACCTGATGGAAGAGATCGCCAAGGTGCGCCGGGTGATCGCCAAGGCCGACCCCTCCGGTCCGCACGAGGTGCTGCTGGTGCTGGACGCCAACATCGGCCAGAACGCGCTCGCCCAGGTCAAGGCCTTCGACGGCGCGATCGGCGTCACCGGCCTGGTGCTCACCAAGCTCGACGGCACCGCCAAGGGTGGCGTGGTCGCGGCCATCGCCCGCCAGTGTCCCAAGCCGCTGCGTTTCATCGGCGTGGGCGAGGGCATCGACGACCTGCAGCCCTTCCGCGCCCGCGAGTTCGTCGATGCGCTGTTCGCGCCGGTCCCCGGTGCGCGGGACGACGCCGACGCATGA
- a CDS encoding cell division ATP-binding protein FtsE produces the protein MIVFEQVSKRYAGGYTALAGVSFEIRHGELIVLSGHSGAGKSTLLKLIPVIERPTAGTVRINGQDVSRMPARAIPYLRRNLGLVLQESRLLYDRSVFDNVMLPLVITGHPPRDAAKRVAAALERVGLAGREREMPAGLSGGEQQRVAIARAIVNRPSILIADEPTAHLDPDYAHEIAELFRSFNSAGVTVVVSTHDATLFAASRPRRLVLHKGLLVEGAE, from the coding sequence ATGATCGTCTTCGAGCAAGTCTCCAAGCGCTACGCGGGCGGCTACACCGCGCTCGCGGGGGTGAGCTTCGAGATCCGCCACGGAGAACTGATCGTGCTCTCCGGCCATTCGGGCGCGGGCAAGAGCACCCTGCTCAAGCTCATCCCGGTGATCGAGCGGCCCACCGCCGGCACGGTGCGCATCAACGGGCAGGACGTCTCGCGCATGCCGGCGCGCGCCATTCCCTACCTGCGCCGCAACCTCGGCCTGGTGCTGCAGGAGTCCCGCCTGCTGTACGACCGCAGCGTGTTCGACAACGTCATGCTGCCGCTGGTGATCACCGGCCACCCGCCGCGCGACGCGGCCAAGCGGGTGGCGGCGGCGCTGGAGCGCGTGGGGCTGGCCGGGCGCGAGCGCGAGATGCCGGCAGGGCTGTCGGGCGGTGAGCAGCAGCGCGTGGCGATTGCGCGCGCCATCGTGAACCGCCCGTCGATCCTGATCGCCGACGAACCCACCGCCCACCTCGACCCGGATTACGCGCACGAGATCGCCGAGCTGTTCCGCTCCTTCAACAGCGCCGGGGTCACCGTGGTGGTGTCCACCCACGACGCCACGCTGTTCGCCGCCAGTCGCCCGCGCCGGCTGGTGCTGCACAAGGGCCTGCTGGTGGAGGGCGCGGAATGA